The Acanthopagrus latus isolate v.2019 chromosome 13, fAcaLat1.1, whole genome shotgun sequence genome contains a region encoding:
- the LOC119031006 gene encoding hexokinase-2-like, with protein sequence MSTHISKKPKISGDFSVLHLNGIPEDTLSKVQDYLAPFRLSLEKLQDVSARLRKDLIRGLGKHSHHRAAVKMLPTFVRATPDGTESGDFLALDLGGTNFRVLHVRVVEEEQKVLKMDSQICAIPQEMMLGTGEQLFDHIAACLGDFLVSQDLKGHTLPLGFTFSFPCEQKEIDKSILIRWTKGFRCSGVEGEDVVKLLKEAIQRRGDYDIGSVAMVNDTVGTMMSCGYRDQSCEIGMIIGTGTNACYMEEMKNVKRVEGEAGRMCINTEWGGFGDDGSLRDIQTEFDVVVDKTSINPGVHTFEKMISGMYLGEIVRLVLVRLAKEKLLFKGQTSEELLTPNTFQTKFISEIEEEDSGLENTQNILTKLGLKWDDIDSRVVRLVCDTISSRSARLCAAALATLANRIRVNRGLDHLKTTVGVDGTVYRKHPNFSEELQATVRLLAPKCDITFVVSEDGSGKGAAMVTAVAQRLALQSRLLEDSDGEDEDEEEEEEEEEDK encoded by the exons ATGAGCACACATATTTCCAAGAAGCCCAAAATTAGCGGCGACTTCTCGGTCCTGCACCTGAACGGCATCCCTGAGGACACGCTCAGTAAG gtgcagGACTACCTGGCGCCGTTCCGTCTGTCtctggagaagctgcaggacGTTTCTGCTCGGCTGAGGAAGGATCTGATTCGAGGTTTGGGGAAACACAGTCATCACAGGGCGGCCGTCAAGATGCTGCCCACGTTCGTCAGGGCCACGCCGGACGGGACGG AGAGCGGAGACTTCCTGGCGTTGGATCTCGGCGGGACAAACTTCCGAGTGCTTCATGTCcgagtggtggaggaggagcagaaggtgCTGAAGATGGACAGTCAGATCTGCGCCATCCCACAGGAGATGATGCTGGGAACCGGAGAAcag CTGTTCGACCACATCGCGGCCTGTCTGGGCGACTTCCTCGTCTCCCAGGATCTGAAGGGACACACTCTTCCTCTGGGCTTCACCTTCTCGTTCCCCTGTGAACAGAAGGAAATCGAcaag AGCATCCTGATCCGCTGGACCAAAGGCTTCAGATGCTCCGGAGTGGAAGGAGAAGACGTGGTGAAGCTGCTGAAAGAGGCCATTCAGAGGAGAGGG gattATGATATAGGTTCAGTTGCCATGGTGAACGACACAGTGGGCACGATGATGAGCTGCGGCTACAGAGACCAGAGCTGCGAGATCGGCATGATCATCG gaaCGGGAACCAACGCCTGCTacatggaggagatgaagaacGTGAAGCGGGTGGAGGGCGAGGCCGGGCGGATGTGCATCAACACAGAGTGGGGCGGCTTCGGAGACGACGGCTCGCTGAGAGACATCCAGACCGAGTTTGACGTGGTGGTGGACAAGACGTCCATCAACCCCGGCGTCCACAC ATTTGAGAAGATGATCAGCGGCATGTATTTGGGGGAAATCGTCCGTCTCGTCCTGGTGAGGCTGGCgaaggagaagctgctgtttAAAGGACAGAcgtcagaggagctgctgactCCGAATACATTTCAGACAAAGTTCATCTCTGAGATCGAGGA GGAGGACAGCGGTCTGGAAAACACTCAGAACATTCTCACTAAGTTGGGTTTGAAGTGGGACGACATCGACTCCCGCGTGGTGCGTCTGGTCTGCGACACCATCTCCTCGCGCTCCGCCCGTCTCTGTGCTGCCGCCCTGGCAACGCTCGCCAACCGCATCCGCGTCAACCGCGGGCTGGACCATCTGAAGACCACCGTGGGGGTGGACGGGACGGTGTACAGGAAACACCCAAA TTTCAGCGAGGAGCTCCAGGCGACGGTGCGCCTCCTCGCCCCCAAGTGTGACATCACCTTCGTCGTCTCGGAGGACGGCAGCGGGAAGGGCGCTGCCATGGTAACTGCCGTGGCGCAGCGGCTGGCTCTCCAGTCCCGACTGTTAGAGGACAGTGACGGggaggacgaggatgaagaggaggaggaggaggaggaggaggacaaataA